A part of Thermoanaerobaculia bacterium genomic DNA contains:
- a CDS encoding DUF2383 domain-containing protein, which translates to MKTREPRAAISTSGIDDTVRQLRSLLAAESAAVNLYRTASRDVNDAVLGRRLTAIAERHATQAAELRRQIARLCGDAGTSAPPADSWSKLSDVTGSIANGPSGWMSLRERERMGLKSYREALDRVDRFAREAFFGSLIPAQLRNVCAWNERSPEP; encoded by the coding sequence ATGAAGACGAGAGAGCCGCGCGCCGCCATCTCCACCTCGGGAATCGACGACACCGTGCGCCAGCTGCGTTCCCTTCTCGCCGCCGAATCGGCCGCCGTGAACCTGTACCGGACGGCGAGTCGCGACGTCAACGACGCCGTCCTCGGGCGGCGCTTGACCGCGATCGCGGAACGGCACGCCACCCAGGCCGCCGAGCTCCGCCGCCAGATCGCTCGCCTCTGCGGCGACGCCGGAACCTCGGCGCCCCCCGCGGATTCGTGGTCGAAACTGTCGGACGTGACCGGCTCGATCGCGAACGGCCCTTCCGGGTGGATGAGCCTCCGCGAGCGGGAACGCATGGGCCTGAAGAGCTATCGCGAGGCGCTCGACCGCGTGGACCGATTCGCGCGGGAGGCGTTCTTCGGCTCTCTGATTCCGGCGCAGCTTCGGAACGTCTGTGCCTGGAACGAACGATCGCCCGAACCCTGA
- a CDS encoding DUF2911 domain-containing protein encodes MKFRNGVSLAIALLVGAGVAAAQDQRKPLSPRGQTATQVGGKWTTDAQGESRYSDGKWIEVDYGRPILRGRSDVFGSGADYGKKVNAGAPVWRLGANQTTKLTTEVPLTIGGKTLAPGTYDLFVELKEGGWTLIASTQPTQAKYDPKDKTAIWGSYGYDPKFDVARAPMTVAKIKHSVDQLTIAFVDMTDAGGKLAVAWGDTSAMADFTVGK; translated from the coding sequence ATGAAGTTTCGCAACGGTGTTTCGCTCGCGATCGCGCTGCTCGTCGGCGCCGGGGTCGCGGCGGCCCAGGATCAGCGCAAACCCTTGAGCCCCCGAGGCCAGACGGCCACCCAGGTGGGCGGGAAATGGACGACCGACGCGCAGGGCGAGTCCCGCTATTCCGACGGCAAATGGATCGAGGTGGACTACGGCCGGCCGATCCTCCGCGGGCGTTCGGACGTCTTCGGCTCCGGGGCCGACTACGGCAAGAAGGTGAACGCCGGAGCGCCCGTCTGGCGGCTCGGCGCGAACCAGACGACGAAGCTCACGACCGAAGTGCCTCTGACGATCGGCGGCAAGACGCTCGCCCCCGGGACCTACGACCTCTTCGTCGAGCTGAAGGAAGGCGGATGGACGCTCATCGCCTCGACCCAGCCGACCCAGGCGAAGTACGACCCGAAGGACAAGACGGCGATCTGGGGCTCGTACGGCTACGATCCGAAATTCGACGTGGCGCGCGCGCCGATGACGGTCGCCAAGATCAAGCACTCCGTCGATCAGCTGACGATCGCGTTCGTCGACATGACCGACGCCGGCGGCAAGCTGGCGGTCGCGTGGGGCGATACGTCCGCGATGGCGGACTTCACGGTCGGCAAGTAG